In a single window of the Mustela nigripes isolate SB6536 chromosome 17, MUSNIG.SB6536, whole genome shotgun sequence genome:
- the LMTK3 gene encoding LOW QUALITY PROTEIN: serine/threonine-protein kinase LMTK3 (The sequence of the model RefSeq protein was modified relative to this genomic sequence to represent the inferred CDS: deleted 1 base in 1 codon) produces MPGPGAFILLAAVSTSGCLASPAHPDGFALGRAPLAPPYAVVLISCSGLLAFIFLLLTCLCCKRGDVGFKEFENPEGEDCSGEYTPPAEETSSSQSLPDVYILPLAEVSLPMPAPQPSHSDMTTPLGLSRQHLSYLQEIGSGWFGKVILGEIFSDYTPAQVVVKELRASAGPLEQRKFISEAQPYRSLQHPNVLQCLGVCVETLPFLLIMEFCQLGDLKRYLRAQRPPEGLSPELPPRDLRTLQRMGLEIARGLAHLHSHNYVHSDLALRNCLLTSDLTVRIGDYGLAHSNYKEDYYLTPERLWIPLRWAAPELLGELHGTFMVVDQSRESNIWSLGVTLWELFEFGAQPYRHLSDEEVLAFVVRQQHVKLARPRLKLPYADYWYDILQSCWRPPAQRPSASDLQLQLTYLLSERPPRPPPPPPPPRDGPFPWPWPPQHSAPRPGTLSSPFPLLDGFPGADPDDVLTVTESSRGLNLECLWEKARRGAGRGGGAPPWQPASAPPAPHANPSNPFYEALSTPSVLPVISARSPSVSSEYYIRLEEHGSPPEPLFPNDWDPLDPGVPAPQASQAPSEVPQLVSETWASPLFPAARPFPAQSSASGSFLLSGWDPEGRGAGETLAGDPAEVLGERGTAPWAEEEEEEEEGSSPGEDSSSLGAGPSRRGPLPCPLCSREGACSCLPLERGEAVAGWGGHPALGCPHPPEDDSSLRAERGSLADLPLAPPTSAPPEFLDPLMGAAAPQYPGRGPPPPPPPPPPPPRVPADPAVSPDPPSAVASPGSGLSSPGPKPGDSGYETETPFSPEGAFPGGGGAEEEGVPRPRAPPEPPDPGAPRPPPDPGPHPLPGTREKPTFVVQVSTEQLLMSLREDVTRNLLGEKGANPRETGPRKVGRGPGNREKAQGPSRDPTVLGSGKKAPSLNEDPSLPMNGVTVLENGGQRALGIEEKVAENGGPGTPEREEKVLEKVLENGEVTPPRREEKVLENGELRSPEREEKVLANGGLTPSKIEEKVSENGGLRLPRNMERLPETGPRRAPGLWEKVPESGVPAPETSLERALEPSAVALSRNGGETAPGPTGPAPRSGVLEPGTERRAPETGGAPRAPGVGRLDLGSGGRAPVGTGMAPGGGLGSGVDAKAGWVDSTRPQPPPPLPPSEAQPRRPEPAPQRARPEVASSEAEPGAPDSRAGGDTAPSTDGDPPKPERKGPEMPRLFLDLGPPQGNSEQIKAKLSRLSLALPPLTLTPFPGPGPRRPPWEGADAGAAGGEAGGAGSPGPAEEDGEDEDEDEEEEEEAVAAGAAAGPRGPGRARAAPVPVVVSSADADAARPLRGLLKSPRGADEPEDSELERKRKMVSFHGDVTVYLFDQETPTNELSVQGPPEGDTDPSTPPAPPTPPHPATPGDGFPSNDSGFGGSFEWAEDFPLLPPPGPPLCFSRFSVSPALETPGPPARAPDARPAGPVEN; encoded by the exons ATGCCTGGCCCCGGCGCCTTCATCCTCCTCGCGGCCGTCTCCACCTCCGGCTGCCTGGCGTCTCCGGCCCACCCCG ATGGATTCGCCCTGGGCCGGGCCCCTCTGGCTCCTCCCTACGCCGTGGTCCTCATTTCCTGCTCCGGCCTGCTGGCCTTCATCTTTCTACTCCTCACCTGTTTGTGTTGCAAACGGGGTGATGTCGGCTTCAAG GAGTTTGAGAACCCTGAAGGGGAGGATTGCTCCGGGGAGTACACTCCCCCCGCGGAGGAGACCTCCTCCTCACAGTCGCTGCCTGATGTCTACATTCTCCCGCTGGCTGAGGTCTCCCTGCCGATGCCTGCCCCGCAGCCTTCTCACTCAG acaTGACCACCCCCCTGGGCCTTAGCCGCCAGCACCTCAGCTACTTACAAGAGATTGGGAGTGGCTGGTTTGGGAag GTGATCCTGGGAGAGATTTTCTCTGACTACACCCCAGCCCAGGTTGTGGTGAAGGAGCTCCGAGCCAGTGCTGGGCCCCTGGAGCAGCGCAAATTCATCTCGGAGGCACAGCCCTACAG GAGCCTGCAGCACCCCAACGTCCTCCAGTGCCTGGGCGTCTGTGTGGAGACACTGCCCTTTCTGCTGATTATGGAATTCTGTCAACTG GGGGACCTGAAACGTTACCTCCGGGCCCAGAGACCCCCTGAGGGCCTGTCCCCTGAGCTGCCCCCTCGAGACCTGCGGACACTGCAGAGGATGGGCCTGGAGATCGCCCGCGGGCTGGCACATCTCCACTCCCACAACTACGTGCACAG CGACCTGGCCCTGCGCAACTGCctgctgacctctgacctcaCCGTGCGCATCGGAGACTATGGGCTAGCCCACAGCAACTACAAG GAGGACTACTACCTGACCCCCGAGCGCCTGTGGATCCCGCTGCGCTGGGCGGCGCCTGAGCTCCTTGGGGAGCTGCATGGGACCTTCATGGTGGTGGACCAGAGCCGCGAGAGCAACATCTG GTCCCTGGGGGTGACCCTGTGGGAACTCTTTGAGTTTGGGGCACAGCCCTACCGCCACCTGTCAGACGAGGAGGTCCTCGCCTTCGTGGTCCGCCAGCAGCACGTCAAGCTGGCCCGGCCGAGGCTCAAGTTGCCTTATGCAGACTACTG gtatGATATCCTGCAGTCCTGCTGGCGGCCACCTGCCCAGCGCCCCTCGGCCTCTGATCTTCAGCTGCAGCTCACCTACCTGCTCTCTGAGCGTCCCccacgccccccgccccccccccccccaccccgagacggtcccttcccctggccctggcccccgCAGCACAGTGCACCCCGCCCGGggaccctctcctccccattccccCTCCTGGATGGCTTCCCCGGGGCCGACCCTGACGATGTGCTCACGGTCACTGAGAGCAGCCGTGGCCTCAACCTTGAGTGCCTGTGGGAGAAGGCGCGGCGGGGGGCTGGCCGCGGTGGGGGGGCACCTCCTTGGCAGCCAGCATccgcgcccccggccccccaTGCCAACCCCTCCAACCCTTTCTATGAGGCGCTGTCCACGCCCAGCGTCCTGCCGGTCATCAGCGCCCGCAGCCCCTCGGTGAGCAGCGAGTACTACATCCGCCTCGAGGAGCATGGCTCCCCGCCCGAGCCCCTCTTTCCCAATGACTGGGACCCTCTGGACCCAGGAGTGCCTGCCCCTCAGGCCTCCCAGGCCCCTTCCGAGGTCCCCCAGCTGGTGTCCGAGACCTGGGCCTCCCCCCTCTTCCCTGCAGCTCGGCCCTTCCCGGCCCAGTCCTCGGCATCAGGCAGCTTCCTCCTGAGCGGCTGGGACCCCGAGGGCCGAGGTGCCGGGGAGACCCTGGCGGGAGACCCTGCCGAGGTGCTGGGGGAGCGGGGTACCGCCCCGtgggcagaagaggaggaggaggaggaggagggcagctcCCCGGGGGAAGACAGCAGCAGCCTTGGGGCTGGCCCCAGCCGCCGGGGCCCCCTACCCTGTCCCCTATGCAGCCGAGAGGGGGCCTGCTCCTGCCTGCCCCTGGAGCGGGGGGAAGCCGTTGCTGGCTGGGGGGGCCACCCCGCTCTTGGCTGTCCCCATCCCCCAGAGGACGACTCGTCCCTGCGGGCAGAGCGGGGCTCCCTAGCCGACCTGCCCCTGGCCCCCCCCACCTCGGCCCCCCCCGAGTTTCTGGACCCCCTTATGGGGGCGGCGGCGCCCCAGTACCCCGGgcgg ggccccccccccccccccccccccccgccgccacctCCCCGGGTCCCCGCGGACCCAGCCGTGTCCCCCGACCCTCCCTCAGCCGTGGCCAGTCCCGGCTCAGGCCTGTCGTCTCCGGGCCCCAAGCCGGGGGACAGCGGCTACGAGACCGAGACCCCTTTTTCCCCCGAGGGAGCCTTCCCAGGCGGGGGGGGAGCCGAGGAGGAAGGGGTCCCTCGACCACGGGCTCCCCCCGAGCCCCCCGACCCAGGAGCGCCCCGGCCACCCCCAGACCCGGGTCCCCACCCACTGCCGGGGACCCGGGAGAAGCCGACCTTCGTAGTTCAAGTGAGCACCGAGCAGCTGCTGATGTCCCTGCGGGAGGACGTGACAAGGAACCTcctgggggagaagggggcaAACCCCCGAGAGACGGGACccaggaaggtggggagaggCCCCGGGAACAGAGAGAAAGCCCAGGGcccgagcagggaccccacagtcCTGGGCAGCGGGAAGAAAGCCCCAAGCCTGAACGAGGACCCGAGCCTCCCCATGAACGGGGTGACAGTGTTGGAGAACGGGGGCCAGAGAGCCCTGGGCATCGAGGAGAAGGTGGCAGAGAATGGGGGCCCAGGGAccccagagagagaagagaaagtgctGGAGAAAGTGCTGGAGAATGGGGAGGTGACACCCccaaggagggaggagaaagtatTGGAGAATGGGGAGCTGAGGTCCCccgagagagaagagaaagtgctGGCGAATGGGGGACTGACACCCTCAAAGATCGAGGAGAAGGTGTCAGAGAATGGGGGCCTGAGACTCCCCAGGAACATGGAGAGGTTGCCAGAGACTGGGCCTCGGagagccccagggctctgggagaaGGTGCCCGAGAGTGGGGTGCCAGCCCCAGAGACCTCGCTGGAGAGAGCCCTCGAGCCCAGCGCAGTGGCCTTGTCCCGGAACGGCGGGGAGACAGCCCCTGGCCCCACTGGCCCAGCCCCCAGGAGCGGGGTGCTGGAACCCGGGACCGAGAGGAGAGCCCCCGAGACTGGGGGGGCACCGAGAGCCCCCGGGGTTGGGAGGCTGGACCTCGGGAGTGGGGGCCGAGCCCCAGTGGGCACGGGGATGGCCCCCGGCGGCGGCCTCGGAAGCGGCGTGGACGCAAAGGCCGGATGGGTAGACAGCACGAGGCcacagccgccgccgccgctgccgccgtcGGAAGCACAGCCGAGGAGGCCGGAGCCAGCGCCGCAGAGGGCCAGGCCGGAGGTGGCCTCCTCCGAggcagagcccggggccccaGACAGCAGGGCCGGCGGAGACACAGCACCCAGCACAGACGGGGACCCCCCCAAACCCGAGAGGAAGGGCCCCGAGATGCCACGACTGTTCTTGGACTTGGGACCTCCTCAGGGGAACAGCGAGCAGATCAAAG CCAAGCTCTCACGGCTCTCTCTGGCGCTGCCGCCGCTCACGCTCACGCCGTTCCCGGGGCCGGGCCCGCGGCGACCCCCGTGGGAGGGCGCGGACGCCGGGGCGGCTGGCGGGGAGGCCGGCGGGGCGGGGTCGCCGGGGCCGGCGGAGGAGGACGGGGAGGACGAGGacgaggacgaggaggaggaagaggaggcggTGGCAGCGGGCGCggcggcggggccgcggggcccCGGGAGGGCACGGGCAGCCCCGGTGCCCGTCGTGGTGAGCAGCGCCGACGCGGACGCGGCCCGCCCGTTGCGGGGGCTGCTCAAGTCTCCGCGCGGGGCCGACGAGCCCGAGGACAGCGAGCTGGAGAGGAAGCGCAAGATGGTCTCCTTCCACGGGGACGTGACCGTCTACCTCTTCGACCAG GAGACGCCAACCAACGAGCTGAGCGTCCAGGGCCCCCCCGAGGGGGACACGGACCCGTCAACGCCCCCAGCGCCCCCGACgcctccccaccccgccacccccgGAGATGGGTTTCCCAGCAACGACAGCGGCTTTG GAGGCAGTTTCGAATGGGCGGAggatttccccctcctcccccctccaggCCCCCCCCTGTGCTTCTCCCGCTTCTCCGTCTCGCCTGCGCTGGAGACCCCGGGGCCCCCCGCCCGGGCCCCCGACGCCCGGCCCGCAG GCCCCGTGGAGAACTGA